In the Lepus europaeus isolate LE1 chromosome 18, mLepTim1.pri, whole genome shotgun sequence genome, one interval contains:
- the HGS gene encoding hepatocyte growth factor-regulated tyrosine kinase substrate isoform X2, producing MGRGGGTFERLLDKATSQLLLETDWESILQICDLIRQGDTQAKYAVSSIKKKVNDKNPHVALYALEVMESVVKNCGQTVHDEVANKQTMEELKELLKRQVEVNVRNKILYLIQAWAHAFRNEPKYKVVQDTYQIMKVEGHVFPEFKESDAMFAAERAPDWVDAEECHRCRVQFGVVTRKHHCRACGQIFCGKCSSKYSSIPKFGIEKEVRVCEPCYEQLNKKAEGKAAAPTELPPEYLTSPLSQQSQLPPKRDETALQEEEELQLALALSQSEAEEKERLRQKSSYTAYPKAEPTPVASSAPPAGSLYSSPVNSSAPLAEDMDPELARYLNRNYWEKKQEEARRSPTPSAPVPLAEPAAQPGEGHAAPASVGEAPLPETDPQPAPASGGPFSEQYQNGESEESHEQFLKALQNAVSTFVNRMKSNHMRGRSITNDSAVLSLFQSISSTHPQLLELLNQLDERRLYYEGLQDKLAQIRDARGALSALREEHREKLRRAAEEAERQRQIQLAQKLEIMRQKKQEYLEVQRQLAIQRLQEQEKQRQLRLEQQKQTVQMRAQMPAFPLPYAQLQAVPAAAGGVLYQPSGPASFPGTFSPAGSVEGSPMHGVYMSQPAPAAGPYPSMPGAAADPSMVSAYMYPAGATGAQAAPQAQAGPTASPAYSSYQPTPTPGYQNVAPQAPQSLPAMPQPPAQSSTLGYLGSQSVSVGYQPYGMQNLMSALPGQDAALPPQQPYVAGQQPAYPQPPPAAPQPPAQGPPVQGSEAQLISFD from the exons ATGGGGCGAGGCGGCGGCACCTTCGAGCGTCTCCTAG ACAAGGCGACCAGCCAGCTGCTGCTGGAGACCGACTGGGAGTCCATCCTGCAGATCTGTGACCTGATCCGCCAGGGCGACACGCA AGCGAAGTATGCTGTGAGCTCCATCAAGAAGAAAGTCAACGACAAGAACCCCCACGTGGCCCTGTACGCCCTGGAG GTCATGGAGTCGGTGGTGAAGAACTGTGGCCAGACGGTGCACGACGAGGTGGCCAACAAGCAGACCATGGAGGAGCTGAAGGAGCTACTGAAG AGACAGGTGGAGGTGAACGTCCGGAACAAGATCCTGTACCTGATCCAGGCCTGGGCGCACGCCTTCCGGAACGAGCCCAAGTACAAGGTGGTGCAGGACACCTACCAGATCATGAAGGTGGAGG GGCACGTCTTCCCGGAGTTCAAGGAGAGCGACGCCATGTTTGCCGCCGAGAGA GCCCCTGACTGGGTGGACGCCGAGGAGTGCCACCGGTGCAGGGTGCAGTTTGGGGTGGTGACCCGCAAG CACCACTGCCGGGCGTGCGGGCAGATCTTCTGCGGAAAGTGCTCCTCCAAGTACTCCAGCATCCCCAAGTTCGGCATCGAGAAGGAGGTGCGCGTGTGTGAGCCGTGCTACGAGCAGCTGAACAA GAAGGCGGAAGGGAAGGCGGCCGCCCCCACGGAGCTGCCCCCGGAGTACCTGACCAGCCCCCTGTCGCAGCAGTCCCAG CTGCCCCCGAAGCGGGACGAGACGGCCCTGCAAGAGGAAGAAGAGCTgcagctggccctggccctgtcaCAGTCGGAGGCtgaggagaaggagagactg AGACAGAAGTCCAGCTACACCGCGTACCCCAAGGCAGAGCCCACGCCTGTGGCCTCCTCGGCGCCACCCGCTGGCAGCCTGTACTCATCTCCTGTG AACTCCTCAGCGCCTCTGGCTGAGGACATGGACCCTGAG CTTGCCCGGTACCTGAACCGCAACTACTGGGAGAAGAAGCAGGAGGAGGCTCGGCGGAGCCCCACGCCCTCCGCGCCTGTGCCTCTGGCGGAGCCGGCCGCCCAGCCCGGGGAGGGGCACGCAGCCCCCGCCAGCGTGGGGGAG GCGCCCCTCCCTGAGACAGACCCTCAGCCTGCGCCGGCCTCCGGGGGCCCCTTCAGCGAG CAGTACCAGAACGGGGAGTCGGAGGAGAGCCACGAGCAGTTCCTCAAGGCCCTGCAGAACGCAGTCAGCACCTTCGTGAACCGCATGAAGAGCAACCACATGCGGGGCCGCAGCATCACCAACGACTCGGCCGTGCTGTCGCTGTTCCAGTCCATCAGCAGCACCCACccccagctgctggagctgctgaACCAGCTGGACGAGCGCAGGC TGTACTACGAGGGGCTGCAGGACAAGCTGGCGCAGATCCGGGACGCCCGGGGGGCCCTGAGCGCCCTGCGGGAGGAGCACCGGGAGAAGCTGCGCAGGGCGGCCGAGGAGGCCGAGCGCCAGCGCCAGATCCAGCTGGCGCAGAAGCTGGAGATCATGCGGCAGAAGAAGCAG gAGTACCTGGAGGTGCAGCGGCAGCTGGCCATCCAGCGCCTGCAGGAGCAGGAGAAGCAGCGGCAGCTGCGCCTGGAGCAGCAGAAGCAGACGGTGCAGATGCGGGCCCAGATGCCCGCCTTCCCCCTGCCCTATGCCCAG ctcCAGGCGGTGCCTGCTGCAGCCGGGGGCGTGCTGTACCAGCCGTCCGGCCCGGCCAGCTTCCCCGGCACCTTCAGCCCAGCAGGCTCCGTGGAGGGCTCTCCCATGCACGGCGTGTACATGAGCCAGCCGGCCCCAGCTGCTGGCCCGTACCCCAGCATGCCCGGGGCTGCGGCAG ATCCCAGCATGGTGAGCGCCTACATGTACCCAGCAGGCGCCACCGGGGCCCAGGCggccccccaggcccaggccgggCCCACCGCCAGCCCCGCCTACTCATCCTACCAGCCCACGCCCACCCCAGGCTACCAG AACGTGGCCCCCCAGGCCCCGCAGAGCCTCCCGGCCATGCCCCAGCCGCCCGCACAGTCGAGCACCCTGGGCTACCTGGGGAGCCAGTCCGTGTCCGTGGGCTACCAGCCGTACGGCATGCAG AACCTCATGAGCGCGCTCCCTGGCCAGGACGCGGCTCTGCCGCCCCAGCAGCCCTACGTGGCCGGGCAGCAGCCCGCGTACCCGCAG CCGCCCCCCGCGGCCCCGCAGCCGCCCGCACAGGGGCCGCCCGTGCAGGGCAGCGAAGCCCAGCTCATCTCCTTCGACTGA
- the SLC25A10 gene encoding mitochondrial dicarboxylate carrier, with protein sequence MAAEARVSRWYFGGLASCGAACCTHPLDLLKVHLQTQQEVKLRMTGMALQVLRTDGFLALYNGLSASLCRQMTYSLTRFAIYETVRDRLTKAGQGPLPFHQKVLLGGVSGLTGGFVGTPADLVNVRMQNDMKLPLHQRRNYTHALDGLLRVAREEGLKRLFSGATMASSRGALVTVGQLSCYDQAKQLVLSTGYLSDSVFTHFVASFIAGGCATVLCQPLDVLKTRLMNAKGEYRGVFHCAMETAKLGPLAFYKGLFPAGIRLIPHTVLTFVFLEQLRKHFGLQVPS encoded by the exons ATGGCGGCCGAGGCGCGCGTGTCGCGCTGGTACTTCGGGGGGCTGGCCTCGTGCGGGGCCGCCTGCTGTACGCACCCGCTGGACCTGCTCAAG gtgcacctgcagaCCCAGCAGGAGGTGAAGCTGCGCATGACGGGCATGGCGCTGCAGGTGCTGCGCACCGACGGCTTCCTGGCTCTGTACAACGGCCTGAGCGCCTCCCTCTGCCGGCAG atgACCTACTCCCTGACCCGCTTCGCCATCTACGAGACCGTGCGCGACCGCCTGACCAAGGCCGGCCAGGGGCCCCTCCCCTTCCACCAGAAGGTGCTGCTGGGCGGCGTCAGCG GCTTGACCGGAGGCTTCGTGGGGACCCCCGCAGACCTGGTCAACGTGAG GATGCAGAATGACATGAAGCTGCCCCTCCACCAGCGGCGCAa CTACACACACGCCCTGGACGGGCTGCTCCGTGTGGCTCGGGAAG AGGGCCTGAAGAGGCTGTTCTCAGGCGCAACCATGGCGTCCAGCCGCGGGGCCTTGGTCACCGTCGGCCAG CTCTCCTGCTACGACCAGGCCAAGCAGCTGGTCCTTAGCACCGGGTACCTGTCTGACAGCGTCTTCACGCACTTTGTCGCCAGCTTCATTGCC ggtgggTGCGCCACGGTCCTGTGCCAGCCTCTGGACGTGCTGAAGACCCGGCTGATGAACGCCAAGGGAGAGTACCGG GGCGTCTTCCACTGCGCAATGGAGACCGCGAAGCTGGGACCGCTGGCCTTCTACAAG GGCCTGTTTCCCGCCGGCATCCGTCTCATCCCCCACACCGTGCTCACCTTCGTCTTCCTGGAGCAGCTCCGCAAACACTTTGGCCTGCAGGTGCCGTCCTGA
- the MRPL12 gene encoding large ribosomal subunit protein bL12m, which yields MLPAAARPLWGPCLGLRGAALRLARRQVPCVCAARQLSSSGARRGEALAGAPLDNAPKEYPPKIQQLVRDIAGLTLLEVADLNELLKKTLKIPDAGLVPAGAVMPAAAAAAPEAAEDDVPKQKERTHFTVRLTEAKPVDKVKLIKELKNYIQGINLVQAKKLVESLPQEVKANVVKAEAEKIKAALEAVGGTVVLE from the exons ATGCTGCCGGCAGCCGCTCGTCCCCTGTGGGGGCCGTGTCTGGGGCTTCGCGGCGCCGCGCTTCGCCTCGCCAG GCGGCAGGTGCCTTGCGTGTGCGCTGCGCGGCAGTTGAGCAGCAGCGGCGCCCGGCGGGGCGAGGCCCTGGCCGGGGCCCCCCTGGACAACGCCCCCAAGGAGTACCCGCCCAAGATCCAGCAGCTGGTGCGGGACATAGCCGGCCTCACGCTGCTGGAGGTCGCGGACCTCAACGAGCTGCTGAAG AAAACGCTGAAGATCCCGGACGCGGGACTCGTGCCCGCGGGCGCCGTGatgccggccgccgccgccgccgccccggag GCGGCAGAAGACGACGTCCCCAAGCAGAAGGAGCGGACGCATTTCACCGTGCGGCTGACGGAGGCCAAGCCGGTGGACAAGGTGAAGCTCATCAAGGAGCTCAAGAACTACATCCAGGGCATCAACCTCGTGCAG GCCAAGAAGCTGGTGGAGTCCCTGCCCCAGGAAGTCAAGGCCAACGTGGTCAAGGCTGAGGCCGAGAAGATCAAGGCGGCCCTGGAGGCGGTGGGCGGCACCGTGGTGCTGGAGTAG
- the ARL16 gene encoding ADP-ribosylation factor-like protein 16 produces the protein MCLLLGASGVGKTLLVKRLQKLSSRDAKGDVGAPPPTQPTVGTNLTDIMVQRRITIRELGGCMGPIWSSYCGNCRCLLFMVDASSPTQLSAACVQLLGLLSAEQLADASVLILFNKIDLPCYMTTEEMRSLMRLPDIIAHAKQNISTAEISARQGTGLAQVLQWLQDTHGASS, from the exons ATGTGTCTGCTGCTGGGGGCGTCGGGCGTCGGGAAGACGCTGTTGGTGAAACGCCTGCAGA AGTTGAGCTCCCGGGACGCGAAGGGCGACGTGGGGGCGCCTCCGCCGACCCAGCCCACG GTGGGCACCAACCTGACGGACATCATGGTCCAGCGGAGAATCACCATCCGGGAGCTGGGCGGGTGCATGGGCCCCATCTGGTCCAGTTACTGCGGAAACTGCCGCTGTCTGCTG TTCATGGTGGACgcctccagccccacccagctCTCCGCGGCCTGCGTGCAGCTCCTGGGCCTCCTCTCTGCAGAACAGCTCGCGGACGCGTCCGTCCTGATCCTGTTCAATAAGAT CGACCTGCCCTGTTACATGACCACGGAGGAGATGAGGTCACTGATGAGGCTTCCTGACATCATCGCCCACGCCAAGCAGAACATCTCCACAGCAGAGATCAGCGCCCGGCAAGGCACTGGCCTGGCACAGGTGCTGCAGTGGCTCCAGGACACCCACGGAGCCAGCAGCTGA
- the HGS gene encoding hepatocyte growth factor-regulated tyrosine kinase substrate isoform X1: MGRGGGTFERLLDKATSQLLLETDWESILQICDLIRQGDTQAKYAVSSIKKKVNDKNPHVALYALEVMESVVKNCGQTVHDEVANKQTMEELKELLKRQVEVNVRNKILYLIQAWAHAFRNEPKYKVVQDTYQIMKVEGHVFPEFKESDAMFAAERAPDWVDAEECHRCRVQFGVVTRKHHCRACGQIFCGKCSSKYSSIPKFGIEKEVRVCEPCYEQLNKKAEGKAAAPTELPPEYLTSPLSQQSQLPPKRDETALQEEEELQLALALSQSEAEEKERLRQKSSYTAYPKAEPTPVASSAPPAGSLYSSPVNSSAPLAEDMDPELARYLNRNYWEKKQEEARRSPTPSAPVPLAEPAAQPGEGHAAPASVGEAPLPETDPQPAPASGGPFSEQQYQNGESEESHEQFLKALQNAVSTFVNRMKSNHMRGRSITNDSAVLSLFQSISSTHPQLLELLNQLDERRLYYEGLQDKLAQIRDARGALSALREEHREKLRRAAEEAERQRQIQLAQKLEIMRQKKQEYLEVQRQLAIQRLQEQEKQRQLRLEQQKQTVQMRAQMPAFPLPYAQLQAVPAAAGGVLYQPSGPASFPGTFSPAGSVEGSPMHGVYMSQPAPAAGPYPSMPGAAADPSMVSAYMYPAGATGAQAAPQAQAGPTASPAYSSYQPTPTPGYQNVAPQAPQSLPAMPQPPAQSSTLGYLGSQSVSVGYQPYGMQNLMSALPGQDAALPPQQPYVAGQQPAYPQPPPAAPQPPAQGPPVQGSEAQLISFD, translated from the exons ATGGGGCGAGGCGGCGGCACCTTCGAGCGTCTCCTAG ACAAGGCGACCAGCCAGCTGCTGCTGGAGACCGACTGGGAGTCCATCCTGCAGATCTGTGACCTGATCCGCCAGGGCGACACGCA AGCGAAGTATGCTGTGAGCTCCATCAAGAAGAAAGTCAACGACAAGAACCCCCACGTGGCCCTGTACGCCCTGGAG GTCATGGAGTCGGTGGTGAAGAACTGTGGCCAGACGGTGCACGACGAGGTGGCCAACAAGCAGACCATGGAGGAGCTGAAGGAGCTACTGAAG AGACAGGTGGAGGTGAACGTCCGGAACAAGATCCTGTACCTGATCCAGGCCTGGGCGCACGCCTTCCGGAACGAGCCCAAGTACAAGGTGGTGCAGGACACCTACCAGATCATGAAGGTGGAGG GGCACGTCTTCCCGGAGTTCAAGGAGAGCGACGCCATGTTTGCCGCCGAGAGA GCCCCTGACTGGGTGGACGCCGAGGAGTGCCACCGGTGCAGGGTGCAGTTTGGGGTGGTGACCCGCAAG CACCACTGCCGGGCGTGCGGGCAGATCTTCTGCGGAAAGTGCTCCTCCAAGTACTCCAGCATCCCCAAGTTCGGCATCGAGAAGGAGGTGCGCGTGTGTGAGCCGTGCTACGAGCAGCTGAACAA GAAGGCGGAAGGGAAGGCGGCCGCCCCCACGGAGCTGCCCCCGGAGTACCTGACCAGCCCCCTGTCGCAGCAGTCCCAG CTGCCCCCGAAGCGGGACGAGACGGCCCTGCAAGAGGAAGAAGAGCTgcagctggccctggccctgtcaCAGTCGGAGGCtgaggagaaggagagactg AGACAGAAGTCCAGCTACACCGCGTACCCCAAGGCAGAGCCCACGCCTGTGGCCTCCTCGGCGCCACCCGCTGGCAGCCTGTACTCATCTCCTGTG AACTCCTCAGCGCCTCTGGCTGAGGACATGGACCCTGAG CTTGCCCGGTACCTGAACCGCAACTACTGGGAGAAGAAGCAGGAGGAGGCTCGGCGGAGCCCCACGCCCTCCGCGCCTGTGCCTCTGGCGGAGCCGGCCGCCCAGCCCGGGGAGGGGCACGCAGCCCCCGCCAGCGTGGGGGAG GCGCCCCTCCCTGAGACAGACCCTCAGCCTGCGCCGGCCTCCGGGGGCCCCTTCAGCGAG CAGCAGTACCAGAACGGGGAGTCGGAGGAGAGCCACGAGCAGTTCCTCAAGGCCCTGCAGAACGCAGTCAGCACCTTCGTGAACCGCATGAAGAGCAACCACATGCGGGGCCGCAGCATCACCAACGACTCGGCCGTGCTGTCGCTGTTCCAGTCCATCAGCAGCACCCACccccagctgctggagctgctgaACCAGCTGGACGAGCGCAGGC TGTACTACGAGGGGCTGCAGGACAAGCTGGCGCAGATCCGGGACGCCCGGGGGGCCCTGAGCGCCCTGCGGGAGGAGCACCGGGAGAAGCTGCGCAGGGCGGCCGAGGAGGCCGAGCGCCAGCGCCAGATCCAGCTGGCGCAGAAGCTGGAGATCATGCGGCAGAAGAAGCAG gAGTACCTGGAGGTGCAGCGGCAGCTGGCCATCCAGCGCCTGCAGGAGCAGGAGAAGCAGCGGCAGCTGCGCCTGGAGCAGCAGAAGCAGACGGTGCAGATGCGGGCCCAGATGCCCGCCTTCCCCCTGCCCTATGCCCAG ctcCAGGCGGTGCCTGCTGCAGCCGGGGGCGTGCTGTACCAGCCGTCCGGCCCGGCCAGCTTCCCCGGCACCTTCAGCCCAGCAGGCTCCGTGGAGGGCTCTCCCATGCACGGCGTGTACATGAGCCAGCCGGCCCCAGCTGCTGGCCCGTACCCCAGCATGCCCGGGGCTGCGGCAG ATCCCAGCATGGTGAGCGCCTACATGTACCCAGCAGGCGCCACCGGGGCCCAGGCggccccccaggcccaggccgggCCCACCGCCAGCCCCGCCTACTCATCCTACCAGCCCACGCCCACCCCAGGCTACCAG AACGTGGCCCCCCAGGCCCCGCAGAGCCTCCCGGCCATGCCCCAGCCGCCCGCACAGTCGAGCACCCTGGGCTACCTGGGGAGCCAGTCCGTGTCCGTGGGCTACCAGCCGTACGGCATGCAG AACCTCATGAGCGCGCTCCCTGGCCAGGACGCGGCTCTGCCGCCCCAGCAGCCCTACGTGGCCGGGCAGCAGCCCGCGTACCCGCAG CCGCCCCCCGCGGCCCCGCAGCCGCCCGCACAGGGGCCGCCCGTGCAGGGCAGCGAAGCCCAGCTCATCTCCTTCGACTGA